A window from Pseudanabaena sp. BC1403 encodes these proteins:
- a CDS encoding CBS domain-containing protein, which translates to MFNYPTQIELVSAIIYDPIIVAPDTKVLEAIALMSGVRSQCDTAKTVDNQSAQLNIEVRSSCVLVVDNELLVGIVTERDVVRLSAEQLPLDVPVTEVMAHPVITLRESAFTDLFFAINLIQQHHIRHLPIVDDSDHIVGIVTYESLRQTSRPIDLLRLRLVNEVMTREVICAAPEDSMLAIAKLMASYRISSVIIVETRLKQDRCLQVPVGILTERDIVQFQALGLNLESWTAAVMMSSPLFAVKPEDSLWMVHQIMEQRFISRIAVVGEEGGLLGIITQTSLLQALNPIELYNLAEVLEQKVMRLEAEKISLLENRNELLENQQITTYQQLQEELIERKKVELELIELNQSLELKVEERTKALHSSESHVRAMIEAIPDLLLRVSRDGRCLEYINSKDPEQNFLPIQQHLSEVLPPDLLQQQLKMLAQAIATGKLQVYEHQLYRGDRLVFEEVRIVPISDDEALIIVRDQTERKQAELALLKSENRFRRIFESDIVGMMFTDLNGQIRDANDRFLEMLGYTREELNAKQISWENITPPEYLPIDRHAIQHLEPSSVIAPWEKVYYHKDGHSIHVLVGLALLSEDECVFVVVDISDRKQAEELIRQQVDQEKLLAAITQRIRSTLNLPEILNATVQQVHQVLKSDRVLVYRISPDGTGTAIAESVLSQWKPILDIAFSEEIFPQVNYDRYVKGRIYALSDREAQSSEVLPCLVEFLAEIQVRAELVVPIVQNDTLWGLLIVHQCDRPRHWQVWEINLLQQIANQLAIAIQQADLFEKLQQELCDRQKTQQNLTEINQQLAISNEELARATRLKDEFLANMSHELRTPLNAILGMTEGMQEQIFGKVTSSQIKALQTIERSGSHLLELINDILDVAKIESGQIDLEYSNISVEFLCQSCLPFIKQQAHKKSIHLETKILPNLSELNIDERRIRQVLINLLNNAVKFTPDGGRITLEVSTHPHSLGNKESPNQPPAIVNPKRELEELSYLYFSVIDTGIGISPENISKLFQPFIQIDSALNRQYQGTGLGLALVKRIVEMHGGTVMLTSEIGVGSCFTIALPYKASVKPLPPVFNQTEITPESNQNEQSYSYQILLVDDNEPNIMTISSYLTAKGYNMVVAKNGQEAIALAQASKPDLILMDMQMPEMDGLEVTKQLRQIPKLEHVPIIAIMALVMENDVERCLAAGANDYLSKPVKLRQLTKLIQQFLVLN; encoded by the coding sequence ATGTTTAATTATCCTACTCAAATAGAACTGGTGTCAGCGATTATTTATGATCCCATCATTGTTGCGCCCGACACCAAGGTATTGGAGGCGATCGCTTTGATGAGTGGGGTGCGATCGCAATGTGATACAGCTAAAACTGTAGATAATCAATCGGCTCAATTGAATATAGAAGTGCGATCAAGTTGTGTATTGGTTGTAGATAATGAGCTGTTAGTAGGCATCGTCACTGAGCGAGACGTAGTGCGTCTAAGCGCCGAGCAACTACCCCTAGATGTTCCAGTAACAGAAGTCATGGCTCATCCTGTAATCACTCTGCGAGAGTCTGCTTTTACTGATTTGTTTTTTGCGATTAATCTCATTCAGCAGCACCATATCCGTCATTTGCCAATTGTGGATGATAGCGATCACATAGTGGGAATTGTCACCTACGAAAGCTTACGCCAAACTTCCCGACCAATCGATCTACTGCGACTAAGGCTCGTAAATGAGGTAATGACTCGTGAAGTGATCTGTGCGGCTCCCGAAGACTCTATGTTAGCGATCGCTAAACTGATGGCTAGCTATCGCATTAGCTCTGTGATCATTGTGGAAACTAGGCTAAAACAGGATCGTTGTTTACAAGTACCTGTGGGGATTTTGACTGAGCGCGATATTGTCCAGTTTCAAGCCTTAGGCTTAAACCTAGAAAGTTGGACGGCGGCAGTAATGATGAGCAGTCCGCTCTTTGCGGTCAAGCCAGAGGATTCGCTGTGGATGGTACATCAAATCATGGAGCAGCGATTCATCAGCCGCATCGCTGTAGTAGGCGAAGAGGGAGGACTTTTGGGGATTATCACCCAGACGAGCTTACTGCAAGCACTTAATCCAATCGAACTTTACAATTTAGCAGAGGTTTTAGAGCAAAAAGTGATGCGTCTAGAGGCAGAAAAAATATCTTTGTTGGAAAATCGCAATGAGTTATTAGAAAACCAACAAATCACTACCTATCAACAGCTACAGGAAGAATTAATTGAGCGCAAAAAAGTAGAATTAGAACTCATCGAACTCAATCAATCCTTAGAACTTAAGGTCGAAGAAAGAACTAAAGCTCTTCACAGTAGTGAATCCCATGTACGCGCAATGATCGAGGCTATTCCTGATTTATTGCTGCGTGTGTCGCGTGATGGTAGATGTTTGGAATATATCAATTCTAAAGATCCCGAACAAAATTTCTTGCCAATTCAGCAGCATCTCTCGGAAGTATTGCCACCAGATCTATTACAGCAGCAGCTAAAGATGCTCGCACAAGCGATCGCTACGGGAAAATTGCAGGTTTATGAGCATCAGTTATATCGAGGCGATCGCCTAGTTTTTGAAGAAGTACGGATTGTGCCGATTAGCGATGACGAGGCATTGATCATTGTCCGCGATCAAACTGAACGTAAACAGGCCGAATTAGCTCTACTGAAAAGCGAGAATCGGTTTCGGCGCATATTTGAATCAGACATCGTGGGGATGATGTTTACTGACTTGAACGGACAGATTCGCGATGCTAATGATCGCTTCTTGGAAATGCTTGGCTATACGAGAGAAGAGCTGAACGCCAAGCAAATTAGCTGGGAAAACATAACCCCTCCCGAATATCTACCAATTGATCGCCATGCTATCCAGCATCTGGAGCCTAGTAGCGTGATTGCGCCTTGGGAAAAAGTCTACTATCACAAGGATGGCCATTCTATTCATGTTCTCGTTGGATTGGCGCTGCTCTCCGAGGACGAATGTGTCTTTGTAGTGGTGGATATTAGCGATCGCAAGCAAGCCGAGGAATTGATTCGCCAACAAGTTGATCAGGAGAAATTATTGGCAGCAATTACTCAACGAATTCGCTCAACCTTGAATCTACCTGAGATCCTAAATGCAACTGTACAGCAAGTTCATCAGGTTTTAAAATCTGATCGGGTGCTAGTTTATCGAATTTCCCCTGACGGAACAGGTACTGCTATAGCTGAATCTGTTTTATCTCAATGGAAACCAATTCTAGATATAGCTTTTTCTGAAGAGATTTTCCCTCAAGTTAATTATGATCGCTATGTTAAAGGAAGAATATACGCCCTCAGCGATCGCGAAGCCCAGTCGAGTGAGGTGTTACCCTGTCTGGTAGAGTTTCTTGCCGAGATACAGGTCAGAGCCGAGCTTGTTGTTCCTATCGTTCAAAATGATACCCTATGGGGTTTACTAATCGTACATCAATGCGATCGCCCGCGCCATTGGCAAGTATGGGAAATCAATTTACTCCAACAAATTGCCAATCAGTTAGCGATCGCCATTCAACAAGCTGATTTATTTGAAAAGTTGCAGCAAGAACTTTGCGATCGCCAGAAAACTCAGCAGAACCTTACCGAAATCAATCAACAGCTAGCAATATCCAATGAAGAACTTGCGCGTGCTACCCGACTAAAAGATGAGTTTTTGGCTAATATGAGCCATGAACTCCGCACCCCTCTTAATGCGATTCTGGGGATGACTGAGGGAATGCAAGAGCAGATTTTTGGTAAAGTTACTAGTTCTCAAATCAAGGCTCTGCAAACTATTGAACGTAGTGGATCGCATCTATTGGAACTCATTAATGACATTCTCGATGTCGCTAAAATTGAATCTGGACAAATTGATCTAGAATACTCTAATATATCTGTCGAATTTCTCTGCCAATCCTGTCTTCCTTTTATCAAGCAGCAAGCCCATAAAAAAAGTATCCATTTAGAAACAAAAATTTTACCCAATCTTTCTGAATTAAATATCGATGAACGACGTATTCGCCAAGTCTTGATTAACTTGCTTAATAATGCTGTCAAATTTACTCCAGATGGTGGACGCATCACCCTAGAGGTTAGCACTCATCCACACTCTTTAGGAAATAAAGAGTCTCCTAATCAACCTCCTGCGATCGTTAACCCCAAGCGCGAATTGGAAGAATTGAGCTATCTTTACTTTTCGGTGATCGATACAGGTATCGGTATTTCTCCAGAGAATATTAGCAAGCTATTTCAGCCTTTCATTCAAATTGATAGCGCTCTCAATCGTCAATATCAGGGCACTGGATTGGGGTTAGCGTTAGTAAAACGTATAGTGGAAATGCATGGGGGCACAGTCATGTTAACTAGTGAAATAGGTGTGGGTAGCTGCTTTACAATTGCACTTCCTTATAAAGCCTCTGTTAAGCCCTTGCCACCCGTCTTCAATCAGACCGAAATCACCCCTGAATCCAACCAGAACGAACAAAGCTATTCCTATCAAATTTTGCTGGTAGATGACAACGAACCCAACATCATGACAATTTCTAGCTACTTAACTGCTAAAGGCTATAACATGGTAGTAGCCAAAAATGGACAAGAAGCGATCGCCTTGGCTCAGGCATCAAAACCTGATTTAATTTTGATGGATATGCAAATGCCCGAGATGGATGGCTTAGAAGTTACAAAACAGCTTCGCCAAATTCCTAAACTCGAACATGTGCCAATTATTGCCATCATGGCGTTAGTCATGGAAAATGATGTAGAGCGTTGTCTTGCCGCTGGAGCTAATGATTATTTGAGTAAACCTGTTAAGCTGAGGCAATTAACAAAACTTATTCAACAATTTTTAGTTCTCAATTAG
- a CDS encoding EAL domain-containing response regulator, whose product MNKPSILVVDDEPDNFDVIETLLSTSEDFEQENQDYHLHYAASGKDAIANLEAFQPDLILLDVMMPDMDGIEVCRRIKAMSKWSAVPIIVVTALTTKKDLAQCLFAGADDFISKPVNRLELTARVRSMIRIHQQYQQLAIFNTQLEAMVQKRTAQLQNMLLEDALTKLPSRAFLVQELKESLQAGESSLALVYIDCDQFKLVNGSFGHAVGNQLLIAIAQRLQQHLRSDDLLARMGGDEFCFLLHQIDEESSIEPFLLKILQSFTQPFAVENCEIFITVCMGIALGKNSDRQAEELLQDADTAMYQAKLRGKDSHQIFDRQMHLAMFNRLILENDLQRALEQKEFILFYQPIIELQSEKLVGFEALVRWRNSERGMVSPAEFIPSMETTGLIVPVGMLVFKQACEQLYTWHQQGWTDLTMSVNLSVRQFSCATLLADIDRILAETKANPANIKLEITESAIMDSAETAIALTQELRSRHIQISIDDFGTGYSSLGYLHRFPVDNLKIDRSFVSQIQTENRNYHVVDTIIALSDQLGLAVIAEGIETREQLEWLQKVGCKYGQGYLFNKPLPASEVERIYLQI is encoded by the coding sequence ATGAACAAACCTTCTATCCTAGTCGTTGACGATGAACCTGATAATTTTGATGTTATTGAAACACTTTTAAGTACCAGTGAAGACTTTGAACAGGAAAATCAAGACTATCATTTGCATTATGCGGCTAGTGGTAAAGATGCGATCGCTAATCTAGAAGCCTTTCAACCCGATCTGATTTTGCTGGATGTGATGATGCCAGATATGGATGGCATTGAAGTCTGTCGGCGGATTAAAGCGATGTCAAAATGGAGTGCCGTGCCAATTATTGTGGTTACAGCCTTAACCACTAAAAAAGATCTGGCTCAATGCTTATTTGCAGGTGCTGACGACTTTATTAGTAAGCCTGTCAATCGTTTAGAGCTAACCGCAAGAGTGCGCTCAATGATCCGCATTCACCAGCAATATCAACAATTAGCAATCTTTAATACGCAATTAGAAGCAATGGTGCAAAAGCGTACTGCCCAGTTGCAAAATATGCTTTTAGAAGATGCTCTCACTAAGTTACCAAGTCGAGCATTCTTAGTTCAAGAATTAAAAGAGAGTTTACAAGCGGGAGAATCATCCTTAGCTTTAGTTTATATAGACTGCGATCAATTCAAATTGGTGAATGGTTCCTTTGGTCATGCTGTTGGCAATCAATTACTAATTGCGATCGCTCAACGTTTACAGCAGCATCTCCGCTCCGATGATTTACTGGCGCGGATGGGTGGCGATGAATTTTGTTTCTTGCTACATCAGATTGATGAAGAAAGTTCTATAGAGCCATTTCTTCTGAAAATCCTCCAAAGTTTTACGCAACCATTCGCAGTAGAAAATTGTGAAATCTTTATCACGGTCTGCATGGGAATTGCCCTAGGTAAAAATAGCGATCGCCAAGCAGAGGAGCTATTGCAAGATGCAGATACAGCAATGTATCAAGCCAAATTACGCGGTAAGGATAGCCATCAAATCTTTGATCGCCAAATGCATCTCGCCATGTTCAATCGCTTGATTTTAGAAAATGATCTTCAGCGAGCACTAGAACAAAAAGAGTTTATTCTCTTTTATCAACCAATCATCGAGTTGCAATCTGAAAAGCTAGTAGGTTTTGAAGCATTAGTACGTTGGCGAAATTCTGAGCGGGGCATGGTTTCTCCCGCCGAATTTATTCCTTCTATGGAAACAACTGGCTTAATAGTGCCTGTGGGGATGTTGGTATTTAAGCAAGCTTGTGAGCAGCTTTATACATGGCATCAGCAAGGCTGGACAGACCTAACCATGAGTGTCAATCTCTCAGTGCGGCAGTTTTCTTGTGCGACTCTACTCGCTGATATCGATCGCATTCTTGCCGAAACTAAAGCTAATCCTGCCAATATCAAATTAGAAATTACAGAAAGTGCGATTATGGATAGTGCTGAAACTGCGATCGCTCTAACCCAAGAATTGCGATCGCGTCATATTCAAATCAGCATTGATGATTTCGGTACAGGTTATTCTTCTCTCGGTTATCTCCATCGCTTTCCTGTGGATAACCTCAAAATTGATCGCTCTTTTGTCAGTCAAATCCAAACCGAAAATCGTAACTACCATGTCGTAGATACCATCATTGCTCTTAGCGATCAACTCGGTCTAGCAGTGATCGCCGAAGGGATTGAAACAAGGGAACAGCTTGAATGGCTGCAAAAAGTTGGTTGTAAATATGGGCAAGGCTACTTATTTAACAAGCCTCTACCTGCATCAGAAGTTGAAAGAATTTATCTGCAAATCTAA
- a CDS encoding transketolase, with translation MVATPETTNAATPAFKDDFREGIQYFGEPLEGFDELGLVPVLSPEKSGVTDPSDRAAVFQTLLAADALRYLTLQVTASKASGHPGGFASSAEAVAAFYMLGHKNMPTEVGHHAPGYYSAMFLDRSLEDMGISTVTQMRDRYREKHGLLGHLSGFIPGILAPAGPLGQGQHFAMAAALLHRDKLFPVTMGDGGMGEPYPISSIAHFHTAYPEVTNFIPILVWNGYSQEHHSMVSTKTNAEMIAFWKGNGFDEVILVDAKDFDDQNQPEAYVDSTAFSFKQRLAFTEAVLVGVDKAAKLAFGGKLTVFIIKQLKGAGVHARGAKSHNLYAHHTLENPDVVAGLKSRALNPEAWQTVRTNLEWAGGGSSSKTAVTESVLALTDLGTLPLEEYAAGEAKISTTAMGRLVGYVGQTDKRYIVTNADGNEASGIANINQALKINHPTEDALYNQGPGGQVYEPLSEDACAGLAVGLALMGSRTLWCSYESFAINGLPIWQTVTQAMAELRRPTPATVCLFTAGALEQGRNGWTHQRPEIEGYFASMMRNGNIFPLFPLDANSIQVCYDWALKAVNKGVVITASKSPLPIRTTFEQNRQALEDGAITLQETAGNKKVVFAVIGDMMLIPVYEAAQKLAEQGIGSKIVSIVSPRRLYRPTDVAWDTCSEPDGKFLSDADFESFFGGDALIGIVGGASAMLEPVMLRSNSKRDVFSWKRGETTASAGQLFDFNGMNADAIASRAKQLIS, from the coding sequence ATGGTCGCAACCCCTGAAACCACAAACGCAGCCACTCCCGCTTTCAAAGATGACTTTCGTGAAGGCATTCAGTACTTTGGCGAACCGTTGGAGGGGTTCGACGAGCTAGGACTTGTACCAGTACTCAGCCCAGAAAAATCTGGCGTTACCGATCCTAGCGATCGCGCCGCCGTATTTCAAACCTTACTCGCCGCCGATGCTTTACGCTATCTAACTCTACAAGTCACAGCCAGCAAAGCATCAGGACACCCAGGTGGATTTGCGAGTAGCGCTGAAGCCGTCGCCGCCTTTTATATGCTGGGTCACAAGAACATGCCCACCGAAGTTGGACACCACGCCCCTGGTTACTACAGCGCCATGTTTCTCGATCGCTCTCTCGAAGACATGGGCATCAGCACAGTAACGCAAATGCGCGATCGCTATCGTGAAAAACATGGCTTGCTTGGTCACTTATCAGGATTCATCCCAGGGATTCTCGCTCCTGCTGGCCCCCTTGGACAAGGACAACATTTTGCGATGGCAGCAGCCCTGTTGCATCGCGACAAGCTTTTCCCAGTGACGATGGGTGATGGTGGCATGGGTGAACCCTATCCAATTAGCTCGATCGCCCATTTTCATACCGCCTATCCTGAAGTCACAAATTTTATTCCAATTCTGGTTTGGAATGGCTATAGCCAAGAACATCACAGCATGGTTTCCACCAAGACCAATGCGGAAATGATTGCTTTCTGGAAAGGGAACGGCTTTGATGAAGTGATTCTAGTCGATGCGAAGGATTTTGATGATCAGAATCAGCCAGAAGCCTATGTTGATAGCACCGCTTTCTCTTTCAAACAACGCCTTGCTTTTACAGAAGCAGTTCTTGTCGGTGTAGACAAAGCCGCAAAACTAGCCTTTGGGGGCAAACTGACTGTATTTATCATCAAACAACTTAAGGGCGCTGGAGTTCATGCACGCGGTGCAAAATCCCATAACCTCTATGCTCATCACACCCTTGAGAATCCTGATGTAGTGGCTGGGTTGAAATCCCGTGCGCTCAATCCTGAAGCATGGCAAACCGTTCGCACTAATTTAGAATGGGCTGGCGGAGGTTCTTCTTCCAAAACTGCGGTTACGGAATCAGTACTAGCATTAACCGATTTGGGAACTTTGCCCTTAGAAGAATATGCTGCTGGGGAAGCGAAGATTTCCACAACAGCGATGGGGCGCTTAGTTGGCTATGTCGGACAGACTGACAAGCGCTATATCGTCACTAATGCTGATGGAAATGAAGCTTCAGGGATTGCCAATATTAACCAAGCTCTGAAAATCAATCACCCCACCGAAGATGCACTTTATAATCAAGGGCCAGGTGGACAAGTTTACGAACCATTGAGCGAAGATGCTTGTGCAGGCTTAGCGGTTGGCTTGGCGCTGATGGGTAGCCGTACCCTATGGTGTTCTTACGAATCCTTTGCGATTAATGGACTTCCGATTTGGCAAACAGTTACTCAGGCAATGGCAGAGCTGCGCCGCCCTACACCTGCAACTGTATGCTTATTTACCGCAGGAGCTTTGGAGCAAGGTCGCAATGGCTGGACACACCAACGACCTGAAATCGAAGGCTACTTTGCCTCAATGATGCGTAACGGAAATATATTCCCACTCTTCCCTCTTGATGCGAATAGCATTCAAGTTTGCTACGACTGGGCGTTGAAGGCAGTGAATAAGGGTGTTGTGATTACCGCCAGCAAATCACCTTTGCCTATCCGCACCACGTTTGAGCAAAACCGTCAGGCTCTCGAAGATGGCGCAATTACTTTGCAAGAAACCGCAGGAAATAAGAAGGTGGTCTTCGCTGTCATCGGTGACATGATGTTGATCCCTGTTTACGAAGCAGCGCAAAAACTCGCAGAACAAGGAATTGGTTCCAAAATCGTCTCTATTGTCAGCCCTCGTCGCCTCTATCGTCCAACCGATGTGGCATGGGATACTTGCTCAGAGCCAGATGGAAAGTTCTTGAGCGATGCTGATTTTGAGTCTTTCTTTGGTGGTGATGCTTTAATAGGTATCGTGGGTGGCGCTTCAGCAATGCTGGAACCCGTAATGCTCCGCAGCAATAGCAAGCGCGATGTCTTCTCTTGGAAGCGTGGTGAAACGACTGCATCTGCTGGTCAGTTGTTTGATTTCAATGGCATGAATGCTGACGCGATCGCAAGTCGCGCCAAGCAGTTGATTAGCTAA
- a CDS encoding Uma2 family endonuclease codes for MRSPIHIFSVAEYLDAESKSEVRHEYLGGQIFAMAGGSKAHNIITLNIASWLRSQLRGGACDVFMSDMKVKLKAANQNKTIFYYPDVLITCSPEDRDKYFVNYPCVIFEVLSPSTEVSDRREKLVNYQTIGSLQEYVLVSQDEVKVEVYRQDLQGAWTMEVLGSEDTVILNSINLSLTMTDIYEGIF; via the coding sequence ATGCGATCGCCGATTCATATTTTCTCAGTTGCGGAATATTTAGACGCAGAGAGTAAGAGCGAAGTTCGCCATGAGTATTTGGGTGGTCAGATTTTTGCGATGGCTGGGGGGAGCAAGGCTCACAATATCATTACTTTAAATATTGCAAGTTGGTTACGTTCTCAATTGCGGGGTGGGGCTTGCGATGTGTTTATGTCAGATATGAAGGTCAAGTTAAAGGCTGCTAATCAAAATAAGACGATATTCTATTATCCCGATGTGCTGATTACTTGTAGTCCTGAAGATCGGGATAAGTATTTTGTGAATTACCCTTGTGTGATTTTTGAGGTGTTGTCACCTAGTACGGAGGTAAGCGATCGCCGCGAAAAGCTGGTTAATTATCAAACGATTGGTAGTTTGCAGGAATATGTTTTAGTTTCTCAAGATGAAGTTAAAGTAGAGGTTTATCGTCAAGATTTGCAAGGGGCTTGGACAATGGAAGTTTTGGGAAGTGAGGATACAGTAATCTTAAATTCGATAAATCTATCGCTAACGATGACAGATATTTATGAGGGTATTTTCTAG